From one Streptomyces sp. R41 genomic stretch:
- a CDS encoding SDR family oxidoreductase, producing MTAAAGAPGTHRRPDLADQTVVVIGASAGIGLETARQVRAGGGQVVLVGRNPERLQQAARELDPVSTAAFDATDTDRLKQFFEDLSGPVDHVMVTAGSPSYMPLAGMDLAAARREFDERLATTLGVALYSRDKVRAGGTLLFMGGTGGRHHGVGMTVVSAMTAALPALIANLALELAPIRVNLIAAGFVDTPLSASLLGDQLEARREELRATLPIRRVVGPADVAALAVHIMCNDALTGATYDIDGGQQLVAH from the coding sequence ATGACGGCCGCAGCCGGCGCTCCCGGCACTCACCGCCGGCCCGACCTCGCCGACCAGACCGTGGTGGTGATCGGGGCCAGCGCGGGTATCGGACTGGAAACCGCCCGCCAGGTACGCGCAGGCGGTGGCCAGGTCGTGCTGGTCGGCCGGAACCCGGAACGGCTGCAGCAGGCTGCGCGCGAGCTCGACCCGGTGAGCACAGCGGCGTTCGACGCCACCGACACCGACCGCCTCAAGCAGTTCTTCGAGGATCTGTCCGGGCCGGTCGACCATGTGATGGTCACAGCCGGCAGCCCCTCCTACATGCCCTTGGCAGGCATGGACCTCGCAGCCGCGCGCCGTGAATTCGACGAGCGCCTCGCCACGACACTCGGGGTCGCCCTCTACAGCCGTGACAAGGTCCGAGCCGGGGGCACGCTGCTGTTCATGGGCGGCACCGGCGGTCGGCACCACGGTGTCGGCATGACCGTGGTGTCCGCCATGACCGCGGCCCTGCCCGCCCTCATCGCGAACCTGGCGCTCGAACTGGCGCCGATCCGCGTGAATCTCATCGCTGCCGGATTCGTCGACACGCCCCTGTCGGCCTCGCTCCTGGGCGATCAGCTCGAGGCACGGCGCGAGGAGCTGCGCGCCACGCTTCCCATCCGACGGGTCGTCGGCCCCGCCGACGTTGCCGCGCTGGCCGTACACATCATGTGCAACGACGCGCTCACCGGCGCAACGTACGACATTGACGGCGGCCAGCAGCTCGTCGCGCACTGA
- the pgm gene encoding phosphoglucomutase (alpha-D-glucose-1,6-bisphosphate-dependent), which translates to MVHERAGRPAGPEDLVDVARLVTAYYALHPDPAEPGQRVAFGTSGHRGSSLTTAFNEDHIAATSQAICEYRAGQGTDGPLFLGADTHALSEPAKVTALEVFAANEVTVLIDAADGYTPTPAVSHAILTHNRGRSAGLADGVVVTPSHNPPADGGFKYNPPNGGPAGSEATSWIQDRANQIIAGGLKDVRRLPYARALAASTTSRYDFLGTYVSDLPNVLDLDAIRAADVPLGADPLGGASVAYWGRIAEQHELDLTVVNPLTDPTWRFMTLDWDGKIRMDCSSPYAMASLIERRDRFRIATGNDADADRHGIVTPDAGLMNPNHYLATAISYLYSHRERWPADAGIGKTLVSSGMIDRVAADLDRQLVEVPVGFKWFVDGLVDGSLGFGGEESAGASFLRRDGSVWTTDKDGIILALLAGEITAVTGKTPSEHYATLTARFGEPAYERIDAPASREEKSLLARLSPEQVGADTLAGEAVTSVLTHAPGNGAAIGGIKVTTGNAWFAARPSGTEDVYKIYAESFLGQDHLRTVQEEAKAVVQAALGG; encoded by the coding sequence ATGGTGCACGAGCGAGCGGGCAGGCCGGCCGGTCCCGAGGATCTCGTCGACGTCGCCCGACTGGTCACCGCGTACTACGCACTGCACCCTGACCCGGCCGAACCGGGGCAGCGCGTTGCGTTCGGCACGTCCGGACACCGCGGGTCGTCACTGACGACCGCGTTCAATGAGGACCATATCGCCGCGACCAGCCAGGCCATCTGCGAATACCGGGCCGGCCAGGGCACAGACGGCCCCCTCTTCCTGGGCGCCGACACCCATGCGCTGTCGGAGCCCGCGAAGGTCACCGCCCTGGAGGTGTTCGCCGCCAACGAGGTGACGGTGCTCATCGACGCGGCGGACGGCTACACGCCCACCCCGGCGGTGTCGCACGCCATCCTCACCCACAACCGCGGACGCTCCGCCGGCCTCGCGGACGGCGTGGTCGTCACCCCCTCCCACAACCCGCCCGCCGACGGAGGCTTCAAGTACAACCCGCCCAACGGCGGACCGGCCGGCTCCGAGGCGACGTCCTGGATCCAGGACCGCGCCAACCAGATCATCGCGGGCGGGCTGAAGGACGTGCGCCGCCTTCCCTACGCCCGGGCCCTCGCCGCCTCCACCACCAGCCGGTACGACTTCCTCGGAACCTACGTCTCCGACCTGCCGAACGTGCTGGACCTCGACGCGATCCGCGCCGCCGACGTGCCTCTCGGCGCCGACCCACTGGGCGGGGCGTCGGTCGCCTACTGGGGCCGCATCGCCGAGCAGCACGAACTCGACCTGACGGTGGTCAACCCGCTCACGGACCCCACCTGGCGCTTCATGACACTGGACTGGGACGGCAAGATCCGTATGGACTGCTCGTCGCCCTACGCGATGGCGTCGCTCATCGAACGGCGCGACCGCTTCCGGATCGCCACGGGCAACGACGCGGACGCCGACCGGCACGGCATCGTCACACCGGACGCGGGGCTGATGAACCCCAACCACTACCTGGCCACCGCCATTTCCTACCTCTACTCCCACCGTGAACGCTGGCCCGCGGACGCGGGGATCGGCAAGACCCTGGTGTCGTCCGGAATGATCGACCGGGTCGCCGCCGACCTGGACCGTCAACTGGTCGAGGTTCCCGTGGGGTTCAAGTGGTTCGTGGACGGGCTGGTCGACGGCTCGCTCGGTTTCGGCGGCGAGGAGTCGGCCGGCGCCTCCTTCCTGCGCCGGGACGGCTCGGTCTGGACCACCGACAAGGACGGCATCATCCTGGCGCTGCTCGCCGGTGAGATCACGGCGGTCACCGGCAAGACTCCGTCCGAGCACTACGCCACGCTCACCGCCCGCTTCGGCGAGCCCGCGTACGAGCGCATCGACGCCCCGGCGTCACGCGAGGAGAAGTCCCTGCTCGCCCGGCTCTCTCCCGAACAGGTCGGCGCGGACACCCTCGCCGGGGAAGCCGTCACCTCGGTGCTGACCCACGCCCCCGGCAACGGCGCGGCCATCGGCGGCATCAAGGTGACGACCGGCAACGCCTGGTTCGCTGCACGGCCCTCGGGCACCGAGGACGTCTACAAGATCTACGCCGAGTCGTTTCTCGGGCAGGACCATCTGCGTACGGTGCAGGAGGAGGCCAAGGCGGTGGTCCAGGCGGCCTTGGGCGGCTGA
- a CDS encoding PP2C family protein-serine/threonine phosphatase — protein MSQARDHGGDHRLIRLCRNPVASPGASARRRVAAQLATGTPVLPVLIVSAIALVDLVGGAGMIWLPLLAAGPALAATTCGPRGVLSVGLLAVTLGAMLGALDGAPGRELAAVLSAVVAVTLASGLASVLRGRRERVLAAVRSVAEAAQHALLKPIPATVGPFRVAVRYSAAAAEARIGGDLYALVPTPYGVRLIVGDVRGKGLPAVSTAALVLGIFREAAYDEPDILDVVDRIERSLARNLGFDDFVTAVVAGYPKAGHLEVVNCGHAPPLLVRESGAVVAVEPTHPAPPLGLRALTGETPSLQVLPFADGDQLLLYTDGVTEARNHSREFYPLAEGLARHVSDEPSRTLTALHDELLAHVGGRLHDDAALLLLRKPSLLEPAAPEAPLPEPASNTGRGSGSYSLPPRSGSAALGGGSEAVAAVTP, from the coding sequence ATGAGTCAGGCCCGAGACCATGGCGGCGACCACCGGCTGATACGGCTGTGCAGGAACCCAGTGGCCAGTCCCGGGGCGTCGGCCCGGAGACGCGTCGCAGCACAGCTGGCCACCGGTACGCCGGTGCTGCCCGTGCTGATCGTCTCCGCCATCGCGCTCGTCGACCTCGTCGGCGGAGCAGGGATGATCTGGCTGCCACTGCTCGCGGCCGGGCCCGCCCTGGCCGCCACCACCTGCGGGCCGCGCGGAGTCCTCAGTGTCGGTCTCCTCGCCGTGACGCTGGGCGCGATGCTCGGAGCGCTGGACGGTGCTCCGGGCCGCGAGCTGGCGGCCGTACTGTCCGCCGTGGTGGCCGTGACTCTGGCGAGTGGCCTGGCCAGCGTGCTGCGCGGGCGTCGTGAACGAGTGCTCGCGGCCGTCCGCTCGGTCGCGGAGGCCGCCCAGCACGCGCTTCTCAAGCCGATACCGGCGACCGTCGGCCCGTTCCGGGTGGCCGTCCGCTACAGCGCCGCAGCGGCGGAGGCCCGTATCGGCGGGGATCTCTACGCACTGGTGCCCACCCCGTACGGGGTCAGGCTGATCGTCGGCGATGTGCGCGGCAAGGGGCTGCCGGCCGTGTCGACCGCCGCACTTGTGCTCGGTATCTTCCGCGAGGCCGCCTACGACGAACCCGACATCCTCGACGTCGTCGACAGGATCGAGCGCAGTCTGGCGCGCAACCTCGGCTTTGACGACTTCGTCACCGCCGTCGTCGCCGGATACCCGAAGGCAGGGCATCTGGAAGTGGTCAACTGCGGACACGCGCCTCCGCTGCTGGTCCGCGAATCCGGGGCCGTCGTGGCGGTAGAGCCCACCCATCCGGCCCCACCCCTCGGGCTCCGCGCCCTCACGGGCGAGACTCCCAGCCTGCAGGTGCTGCCCTTCGCCGACGGGGATCAACTGCTCCTCTACACCGACGGGGTCACCGAGGCCCGCAACCACAGTCGTGAGTTCTACCCGCTCGCCGAAGGTCTGGCACGCCACGTGTCCGACGAGCCGTCGCGCACCCTCACCGCGCTCCACGACGAACTACTGGCGCATGTGGGCGGCCGGCTCCACGACGACGCGGCGCTGCTCCTGCTCCGCAAACCGTCCCTGCTCGAACCGGCGGCTCCCGAAGCGCCCCTTCCCGAACCGGCGTCCAATACCGGCCGCGGCAGCGGCTCTTACTCCCTTCCGCCCCGCTCCGGGTCCGCTGCCCTGGGCGGCGGAAGCGAGGCTGTCGCCGCCGTCACACCGTAA
- a CDS encoding IclR family transcriptional regulator, producing the protein MGAHDGPTLITSVQRAFRLLEAVSTHENGAPAKQLARETDLPLATAYHLLRTLVHDGYVRKLDDGGFILGDKLQGLRTTSSRQALLSRVRPTLAALRDQLATAAYLTFYEEGEIRVAEIVDGPRAPRVDLWVGMEDAGHATALGKSVLRELDEDSRKDYLSRHDLADLTPRTITSLPELLRRLDSSPMAPAVTDLEEYALGTVCVAVPVYSGDTLGSLGVSLPADRLSRLEEIRARLLPTASRVTRSLSLTI; encoded by the coding sequence ATGGGTGCTCACGACGGCCCGACGCTCATCACTTCCGTGCAGCGGGCCTTCCGCTTGCTGGAAGCGGTGAGCACCCACGAGAACGGCGCGCCGGCCAAGCAGCTGGCACGTGAGACGGACCTGCCCCTGGCCACCGCGTATCACCTGCTGCGGACGCTGGTGCACGACGGATACGTACGGAAGCTGGACGACGGCGGGTTCATCCTGGGCGACAAGCTGCAGGGGCTGCGCACCACGAGCAGCAGGCAGGCGCTGCTCAGCCGGGTCCGTCCCACGCTCGCCGCGCTGCGGGACCAGCTTGCGACGGCCGCCTACCTCACCTTCTACGAGGAGGGCGAGATCCGGGTGGCCGAGATCGTCGACGGTCCCCGGGCGCCCCGGGTCGACCTCTGGGTGGGAATGGAGGACGCGGGGCACGCCACCGCGCTGGGCAAGTCCGTGCTGCGCGAGCTGGACGAGGACTCCCGCAAGGACTACCTCTCCCGGCACGACCTCGCCGACCTCACGCCACGGACCATCACCAGCCTTCCGGAACTGCTCCGGCGACTCGACTCCTCACCCATGGCCCCGGCCGTCACGGACCTGGAAGAGTACGCCCTCGGCACGGTCTGCGTCGCCGTGCCCGTCTACAGCGGGGACACGCTCGGCTCGCTCGGCGTCTCACTTCCGGCGGACCGGCTTTCCCGACTTGAGGAGATCCGGGCGCGGCTGCTCCCGACCGCGAGTCGTGTGACCAGGAGCCTGTCGCTCACTATCTGA
- a CDS encoding PP2C family protein-serine/threonine phosphatase: MPVLYVAAVLLIEPLTPVQWPVSFLLIALPLVAAFAHGPAVVAGVTAFAIAFEGVLAGTPCCAGRSVGYLWDRHYVAAYFCTALVGTLGTFLATHRTRRERTLATVRFVADTAQRVLLRPLPHRIGNILVESFYLSAAAEARIGGDLYEAVPTTHGVRLLIGDVRGKGLLAVETAATLLGAFREAAHDEPDLAELAGRVETSMGRRAAQLPGSDMSERFVTAVFAEIVAQDHIVRIVNCGHPPPLLIRPDGVSELETSRSAPPLNLGMLVGEPYHVDEHAFCPGDQLLLYTDGITETRDPAGTFYPLIQRVRSWGPLPPRQLLDRLHHDLLAYSENNLHDDTAALTACLLPDGAPPLT, encoded by the coding sequence ATGCCCGTTCTCTACGTCGCGGCCGTCCTGCTGATCGAGCCCCTCACGCCCGTGCAATGGCCGGTGAGCTTCCTGCTGATCGCCCTGCCGCTGGTGGCCGCCTTCGCCCACGGACCCGCGGTCGTCGCGGGCGTCACCGCGTTCGCCATCGCCTTCGAGGGCGTCCTGGCAGGCACCCCGTGCTGCGCGGGCCGTTCCGTCGGTTACCTGTGGGACCGCCACTACGTGGCCGCCTACTTCTGCACCGCTCTCGTCGGCACCCTGGGAACCTTCCTCGCCACCCACCGCACACGACGCGAACGGACCCTCGCCACGGTGCGCTTCGTGGCCGACACCGCCCAGCGCGTCCTGCTGCGGCCGCTCCCCCACCGGATCGGCAACATCCTGGTGGAGAGCTTCTACCTTTCCGCCGCCGCGGAGGCGCGCATCGGTGGCGACCTCTACGAGGCCGTGCCCACCACGCACGGGGTACGCCTGCTGATCGGCGACGTCCGCGGCAAGGGCCTGCTCGCAGTGGAAACCGCCGCGACCCTGCTCGGCGCGTTCCGCGAAGCCGCTCACGACGAACCCGACCTCGCCGAGCTGGCGGGCCGGGTGGAGACCAGCATGGGTCGCAGGGCCGCCCAGCTCCCCGGGAGCGACATGAGCGAGCGTTTTGTGACCGCCGTCTTCGCCGAGATCGTCGCCCAGGACCACATCGTCCGTATCGTCAACTGCGGTCATCCACCGCCCTTGCTCATCCGTCCGGACGGAGTGAGTGAGCTGGAGACGTCCCGGTCCGCTCCGCCCCTCAACCTCGGCATGCTCGTCGGGGAGCCGTACCACGTCGACGAACACGCCTTCTGCCCCGGCGACCAGCTGCTCCTCTACACCGACGGCATCACGGAAACCCGCGACCCGGCCGGCACCTTCTACCCCCTCATCCAGCGCGTCCGCTCCTGGGGCCCGCTCCCGCCGCGACAACTCCTGGACCGCCTCCATCACGATCTCCTCGCCTACAGCGAAAACAACCTGCACGACGACACCGCCGCTCTCACGGCCTGCCTCCTGCCCGATGGGGCACCACCGCTGACCTAA
- a CDS encoding serine/threonine-protein kinase, with amino-acid sequence MDSAPDGASQYSGRPSGLIGAQIAGYRVEREIGRGGMAVVYCAKDLRLERTVALKLLAPEMARNDTFRRRFTHESRVAAAIDHPHIVPIFEAGEMDGVLYIAMRYVSGLDLRALLDRDGPLTVETALRIAAQVASALDAAHEHDLVHRDVKPGNILVAQGTDSDHPEHVYLTDFGLTKKSLSLTGFTTVGEFVGTLDYVAPEQISGRPVDGRCDLYSLACVVYETLAGGPPFQRDEDIALLWAHQYDQPPALSEKRQGIAPALDGVLAKALEKVPEDRYDSCLEFVAALRAAAGGADKGAYAPVQAGSRGVSGVRQPGRAPDPPVWARPVFGRLPG; translated from the coding sequence ATGGATTCCGCGCCGGATGGGGCGAGTCAGTATTCGGGTCGGCCATCGGGGCTGATCGGGGCGCAGATCGCGGGTTACCGCGTGGAGCGTGAGATCGGCCGTGGGGGTATGGCCGTTGTATATTGTGCGAAGGATTTGCGCCTGGAGCGTACGGTTGCGTTGAAATTGCTTGCGCCCGAGATGGCGCGCAATGACACGTTCCGGCGCCGCTTTACGCACGAGTCACGTGTGGCCGCCGCGATTGACCATCCTCATATTGTGCCGATCTTTGAGGCCGGTGAGATGGATGGTGTGCTGTATATCGCCATGCGGTATGTGTCGGGGCTGGACCTGCGGGCTCTGCTCGACCGGGACGGTCCGTTGACGGTGGAAACCGCGCTGCGTATTGCCGCTCAGGTGGCGTCGGCGCTTGATGCGGCTCATGAGCATGATTTGGTGCACCGCGATGTCAAGCCGGGCAATATTCTTGTTGCTCAGGGGACTGACAGCGATCATCCTGAGCATGTTTATCTCACGGATTTCGGTCTCACCAAGAAGTCCTTGTCGTTGACCGGGTTCACGACCGTGGGCGAGTTCGTCGGCACCCTGGACTATGTGGCGCCGGAGCAGATTTCGGGCCGACCGGTGGATGGCAGATGTGATCTCTACAGCCTCGCCTGCGTCGTCTACGAAACCCTTGCAGGCGGTCCGCCTTTCCAGCGGGATGAGGACATAGCGCTGCTGTGGGCGCATCAATACGATCAGCCCCCTGCCCTGAGTGAGAAGCGGCAGGGGATCGCGCCGGCGTTGGACGGCGTTCTGGCCAAGGCTTTGGAGAAGGTTCCCGAGGACCGTTACGACTCCTGTCTGGAGTTCGTGGCGGCATTGCGGGCTGCCGCGGGCGGAGCCGACAAGGGAGCGTATGCGCCCGTGCAGGCGGGGTCCCGCGGTGTTTCGGGCGTGCGGCAGCCGGGGCGGGCTCCGGATCCGCCGGTCTGGGCGCGGCCGGTCTTCGGACGCTTGCCCGGTTAG
- a CDS encoding multicopper oxidase family protein, translating to MHTHTRRTLLGASIVAVGSGFLSACSGTDSRSGTDSGSGTDSGARPGPGSHPEPGSHARTDSHSRSATAGHGSRAFVPKGPKGYVNPSDPEVIAAEKARGPGPVRRFRLTAAETTLDLGGRTVRSWAYGDTLPGKEVRITAGDILDLTLANHLPVTTTLHSHGVRMRCDMDGVPGLTQYPIEPGADFSYRFAVTHPGTYWLHSHSGMQLDRGLYAPLIVEDRREPLSYDKEWVIVLDDWVDGVAGSTPDGVLAQLHHGKSAMDMDMGMDEGSEHDGSGHDRSAGPSRVLRNSHSRILHSEGGNVDYPFYLINGRLPHTPSVFRARPGDRIRLRIINAGGDTAFRVALGGHEMTVTHTDGYPVEHKRTDALLLGMAERYDVLITAKDGVFPLVALAEGKNARALALLRTGGGASPRASVHPRELEGQIVPARRLVPHESVALCGRKPDREMRVRLTGSMRRFDWSFDHQPYSIQQRHPVREGERVRLTLINGTDMWHPLHLHGHTFALKGIDAVGARKDTSVVLPHRKLVVDFNADNPGLWMLHCHNQYHSESGMMTILGYRK from the coding sequence ATGCACACACATACGCGGCGCACCTTGCTCGGTGCCTCGATCGTGGCCGTCGGCTCGGGATTCCTGTCTGCCTGCTCAGGGACCGACTCCCGCTCAGGGACCGATTCCGGCTCAGGGACCGACTCCGGCGCCCGCCCAGGGCCCGGCTCGCACCCGGAGCCCGGATCCCACGCGAGGACCGACTCCCACTCGAGGTCTGCGACAGCCGGGCACGGCAGCAGGGCCTTCGTCCCCAAGGGGCCCAAGGGATACGTGAACCCGTCCGATCCCGAGGTCATCGCCGCCGAGAAGGCCCGCGGGCCCGGCCCCGTCCGCAGGTTCAGGCTGACCGCCGCCGAGACCACCCTCGACCTGGGCGGGCGAACCGTCAGGTCATGGGCGTACGGCGACACACTGCCCGGCAAGGAGGTCAGGATCACCGCGGGCGACATCCTCGACCTGACGCTCGCCAACCACCTGCCCGTGACGACGACGCTGCACTCGCACGGTGTCCGCATGCGCTGCGACATGGACGGCGTACCTGGTCTGACCCAGTACCCCATCGAGCCCGGCGCGGACTTCAGCTACCGCTTCGCCGTGACACACCCAGGCACGTACTGGCTGCATTCGCACTCGGGAATGCAGCTCGACCGCGGCCTGTACGCCCCGCTGATCGTCGAGGACCGCAGGGAGCCCTTGTCCTACGACAAGGAGTGGGTCATCGTCCTCGACGACTGGGTGGACGGCGTCGCCGGCTCCACTCCGGACGGCGTGCTCGCGCAGTTGCACCACGGCAAGAGTGCGATGGACATGGACATGGGCATGGATGAGGGCAGCGAACACGACGGCTCCGGCCATGACAGGTCCGCCGGCCCCTCCCGCGTCCTGCGGAACTCCCACAGCCGCATCCTGCACAGCGAGGGCGGCAATGTCGACTACCCGTTCTACCTGATCAACGGCCGCCTCCCGCACACTCCTTCGGTTTTCCGGGCCCGCCCCGGGGACCGCATCCGGCTGCGGATCATCAACGCCGGGGGCGACACGGCCTTCCGCGTGGCACTGGGCGGCCACGAGATGACGGTGACGCACACGGACGGCTACCCGGTCGAGCACAAGAGGACGGACGCGCTGCTGCTCGGCATGGCTGAACGCTACGACGTGCTGATCACCGCAAAGGACGGGGTGTTCCCGCTGGTCGCGCTGGCCGAGGGCAAGAACGCCCGAGCCCTGGCACTCCTGCGCACCGGCGGCGGGGCCAGCCCCCGGGCATCCGTACATCCACGGGAACTCGAGGGCCAGATCGTGCCGGCCAGACGCCTCGTACCACACGAATCCGTGGCCCTCTGCGGCCGCAAGCCGGACCGTGAGATGCGCGTCAGGCTGACCGGCAGCATGCGGAGATTCGACTGGAGCTTCGACCACCAGCCCTACTCCATCCAACAACGCCACCCGGTCCGAGAGGGGGAACGGGTCCGCCTGACCCTCATCAACGGCACCGACATGTGGCACCCCTTGCACCTGCACGGCCACACCTTCGCCCTCAAGGGCATCGACGCGGTCGGAGCCCGCAAGGACACCTCCGTGGTACTTCCGCACCGCAAACTCGTCGTCGACTTCAACGCCGACAACCCCGGCCTGTGGATGCTCCACTGCCACAACCAGTACCACTCCGAATCCGGCATGATGACCATCCTCGGCTACCGAAAGTGA
- a CDS encoding DUF427 domain-containing protein: MSTFLTARSVRTTPEGILWEPSERWVRGRTGDITVVDSRHPVLVWEPGRPVPLYAFPREEIRADLLRPAKNPPIGTHSGSQIFYDLEIGDELLENAAWTFPADELADLVAFEWFQRSGRGLAHWYEEEEEIFIHPRDPHKRVDALPSSRHVTVEINGTVVADTHRPVLLFETGLPVRYYVPREDVRLDLLVHTNHTSGCPYKGTAEYWSRQGEADAPPNLAWSYLHPLPAVAAIERRIAFYNEAVDITVDGEVLERPVTPFSATLLARPTT; this comes from the coding sequence ATGAGCACATTCCTCACAGCGCGGTCCGTCAGGACGACGCCGGAAGGCATCCTGTGGGAGCCGAGTGAACGCTGGGTGCGTGGCCGCACCGGCGACATCACCGTCGTCGACAGCAGGCATCCGGTGCTTGTCTGGGAGCCCGGTCGGCCGGTCCCGCTGTACGCCTTCCCCCGCGAGGAGATCCGGGCCGACCTGCTGCGCCCGGCCAAGAACCCGCCGATCGGCACGCACTCAGGCTCGCAGATCTTCTACGACCTGGAAATCGGCGACGAACTGCTGGAGAACGCGGCCTGGACCTTCCCCGCCGACGAATTGGCCGACCTCGTCGCGTTCGAATGGTTCCAGCGCAGCGGCAGGGGACTGGCCCACTGGTACGAGGAGGAGGAAGAGATCTTCATCCACCCTCGCGACCCGCACAAGCGGGTGGACGCACTGCCGAGCAGCCGGCACGTCACGGTGGAGATCAACGGAACGGTCGTCGCCGACACCCACCGGCCTGTGCTGCTCTTCGAAACCGGGCTGCCTGTGCGCTACTACGTTCCGCGCGAGGACGTTCGCCTGGACCTGCTCGTCCATACAAACCACACCAGCGGCTGCCCGTACAAGGGCACCGCCGAGTACTGGTCCCGGCAGGGCGAAGCCGACGCGCCGCCGAACCTCGCCTGGAGCTATCTGCACCCGCTGCCCGCCGTGGCCGCCATCGAACGGCGCATCGCCTTCTACAACGAAGCAGTCGACATCACCGTGGACGGTGAAGTCCTTGAGCGCCCCGTCACTCCGTTCAGCGCCACACTCCTGGCGCGCCCAACGACGTAG